One segment of Xiphias gladius isolate SHS-SW01 ecotype Sanya breed wild chromosome 1, ASM1685928v1, whole genome shotgun sequence DNA contains the following:
- the crispld2 gene encoding cysteine-rich secretory protein LCCL domain-containing 2, producing MTGAAMTWIPVLSLSLSLLLLCVRDSASLFLPDSKELRQLLSHYEEEADRNGTSNTAGNRTRRAIRWSDREEILQLHNKLRGGVYPTASNMEYMVWDDELERSAIHWAEECQWDHGPQDLIMSIGQNLAVHWGRYRSPAFHVQTWYDEVKDYTYPYPHECNPWCPERCSGTMCTHYTQLVWATTSRVGCAVHVCPRMNVWGEIWENAVYLVCNYSPKGNWIGEAPYQHGRPCSHCPPSYGGGCRNNLCYKDSQRSETEDMNEVEKPQVPLPPRTTVKPVPKPKPSAPKKPVSKPFTPRMPSSKTPYLAQNIKCETRLRDKCKGATCNRYNCPANCMNKKGKVWGTLFYDVQSSICRAAIHFGAIDNNGGLVDVTRMDKLPFFVRATKNGIESLSKYKAGNAFVMAKVEEMTADCYTTVGEICPFKKPYSHCPRIFCPANCKTQPSYWSPVIGNSIYADSSSICKAAIHAGVIKADGGFVDVLPLDKRKSYVGVLKNGIHSESKSNIEGNSFRVFAVRE from the exons ATGACCGGGGCTGCCATGACCTGGATccctgtcctctccctctccctctccctcctacTGTTGTGCGTCAGGGACTCAGCTTCCCTCTTCCTGCCCGACTCCAAGGAGCTCAGGCAGCTACTGAGCCACTACGAGGAAGAAGCAGACCGGAATGGCACCAGCAACACAGCCGGCAATAGGACCCGACGAGCCATCCGCTGGTCGGACCGTGAGGAGATCCTCCAGCTGCACAACAAGCTGAGGGGCGGCGTCTACCCCACTGCCTCAAACATGGAGTATATG GTTTGGGATGATGAGTTGGAGCGGTCTGCCATTCATTGGGCAGAAGAGTGTCAGTGGGACCATGGACCTCAGGACTTGATAATGTCTATTGGACAAAACCTGGCTGTTCACTGGGGCAG ATACCGCTCTCCTGCCTTCCACGTCCAGACCTGGTACGATGAGGTGAAAGACTACACCTATCCCTACCCCCACGAGTGCAATCCCTGGTGTCCAGAACGCTGCTCCGGGACCATGTGCACTCATTACACCCAG CTGGTCTGGGCAACCACCAGTCGAGTGGGCTGTGCTGTGCACGTGTGTCCAAGGATGAACGTGTGGGGAGAAATATGGGAGAACGCCGTTTACCTTGTGTGCAACTATTCTCCAAA GGGCAACTGGATTGGAGAGGCCCCATACCAGCATGGCCGCCCTTGTTCCCATTGCCCTCCCAGCTATGGAGGAGGATGTAGGAATAACCTGTGCTACAAAG ACTCTCAGCGCtcagagacagaggacatgAACGAGGTGGAGAAGCCTCAGGTTCCACTGCCACCTCGTACCACTGTTAAACCTGTCCCCAAACCTAAACCGTCTGCTCCGAAGAAACCAGTGTCCAAGCCCTTCACACCAAGGATGCCATCTTCAAAGACCCCCTACTTAG ctCAAAACATTAAGTGTGAGACTAGATTACGAGATAAATGCAAAGGAGCAACCTGCAACAG ATATAATTGTCCGgctaactgcatgaataagaaAGGGAAAGTCTGGGGAACTCTCTTTTACGATGTG caaTCAAGTATTTGCCGAGCTGCGATTCATTTTGGCGCGATTGACAACAACGGAGGACTGGTCGACGTCACAAGAATGGACAAGTTGCCATTCTTTGTCAGAGCCACGAAGAATGGCATTGAGTCTCTCAG taaatataaagctggCAATGCCTTTGTGATGGCTAAAGTGGAAG aAATGACTGCTGACTGCTACACCACAGTGGGGGAAATCTGCCCTTTCAAAAAGCCCTATTCACACTGCCCAAG AATCTTCTGTCCAGCCAACTGCAAGACTCAGCCTTCTTATTGGTCACCTGTTATTGGAAACAGCATCTACGCAGAT AGCTCCAGTATTTGTAAGGCAGCCATCCATGCAGGGGTAATCAAAGCAGACGGCGGTTTTGTGGATGTTCTTCCCCTGGACAAGAGAAAGAGTTATGTTGGAGTCCTGAAAAATGGCATCCACTCTGAAAG CAAGAGCAACATAGAGGGGAACTCCTTCCGAGTCTTCGCTGTGAGGGAGTGA